The following are encoded in a window of Urocitellus parryii isolate mUroPar1 chromosome 7, mUroPar1.hap1, whole genome shotgun sequence genomic DNA:
- the Coasy gene encoding bifunctional coenzyme A synthase isoform X1, whose amino-acid sequence MAVFQSGLLVLTTPLASLAPRLAPILTSAARLVNHTLYVHLQPGMSLEGPAQPQSSPVQATFEVLDFIAHLYAGANFHRHLDVRILLTNIQTKSAFLPPLSSSVQNLAHPPEVVLTDFQTLDGSQYNPVKQQLERYATSCYSCCPQLSSVLLYPDYGTGMLLVESLDVPLSSTIRPASPVARSPKQPVRGYHRGAVGGTFDRLHNAHKVLLSVACILAQEQLVVGVADKDLLKSKLLPELLQPYAERVEHLSEFLVDIKPSLTFDVIPLLDPYGPAGSDPSLEFLVVSEETYRGGMAANRFRLENDLEELALYQIQLVKDESHEQHEEEKVSSSNSRQRLLGKLLRPPNKRPELPSGLYVIGLTGISGSGKSSIAQRLKGLGAFVIDSDHLGHRAYAPSGPAYQPVVEAFGTDILHKDGIINRKILGSRVFGNKKQMKILTDIVWPVIAKLAREEMDLAVAEGKDVCVIDAAMLLEAGWQNMVHEVWTVVIPETEAVRRIVERDGLSEAAAQSRLQSQMSGQQLVDQSHVVLSTLWEPHVTQLQVEKAWNLLQKRIAKTPQAHD is encoded by the exons ATGGCTGTATTCCAGTCGGGCCTCCTGGTGCTGACGACGCCACTGGCCTCCCTGGCCCCTCGCCTCGCTCCTATCCTGACCTCAGCTGCCCGCCTGGTGAATCACACACTCTATGTACACCTGCAGCCGGGCATGAGCCTGGAgggccctgcccagccccagtCCAGCCCGGTGCAGGCCACGTTTGAGGTTCTCGATTTCATCGCGCACCTTTACGCTGGCGCCAACTTCCACAGGCACCTGGACGTCAGAATTCTACTGACCAACATCCAAACCAAGAGCGCCTTTCTCCCTCCACTGTCCAGCTCAGTCCAGAATTTGGCCCACCCGCCAGAAGTAGTGCTGACTGACTTCCAGACCCTGGATGGAAGTCAGTACAATCCAGTTAAGCAACAGCTAGAACGTTATGCCACCAGCTGTTACAGCTGTTGTCCACAACTGTCTTCAGTGCTGCTGTACCCGGATTATGGGACCGGAATGCTGCTTGTGGAGTCCCTGGATGTACCCTTATCCTCCACCATTAGGCCAGCTTCCCCTGTGGCTAGGTCTCCAAAGCAGCCTGTGCGTGGTTACCACCGTGGGGCTGTGGGTGGCACGTTTGACCGCTTGCACAATGCTCACAAGGTGTTGCTCAGTGTTGCATGCATCCTGGCCCAGGAGCAGCTTGTGGTGGGAGTAGCAGACAAAGATCTGTTAAAGA GCAAGTTGCTCCCTGAGCTGCTCCAGCCTTATGCAGAACGTGTGGAACATCTGAGTGAGTTCCTGGTGGACATCAAGCCCTCCCTGACTTTTGATGTCATCCCCCTACTGGACCCCTATGGGCCTGCTGGCTCTGACCCCTCCTTGGAGTTCCTGGTGGTCAGCGAGGAGACCTATCGTGGGGGGATGGCCGCCAACCGCTTCCGCCTTGAGAAT GACTTGGAGGAGCTTGCCTTGTATCAGATCCAGCTGGTGAAGGATGAAAGCCACGAGCAACATGAAGAAGAGAAAGTCAGTTCCTCCAACTCCCGCCAAAGACTGCTGGGAAAGCTGCTTCGGCCTCCAAAT AAGAGGCCAGAGCTCCCTTCAGGTCTCTACGTGATTGGGCTGACTGGCATCAGTGGCTCTGGGAAGAGCTCAATAGCTCAGCGGCTGAAGGGCCTGGGGGCATTTGTCATCGACAGTGACCACTTGGGCCATCGGGCCTACGCCCCGAGTGGCCCTGCATACCAACCTGTGGTGGAGGCCTTTGGAACAG ATATTCTCCATAAAGATGGCATCATCAATAGGAAGATCCTAGGCAGCCGGGTGTTTGGAAACAAG AAGCAGATGAAGATACTCACGGACATTGTGTGGCCAGTTATTGCAAAGCTGGCCCGAGAGGAGATGGATCTAGCTGTGGCTGAGG GAAAGGATGTGTGTGTGATTGATGCCGCCATGCTGCTTGAAGCCGGCTGGCAGAACATGGTACATGAGGTGTGGACCGTTGTCATCCCTGAGACAGAG GCTGTACGACGCATTGTGGAGAGGGATGGCCTAAGTGAAGCTGCCGCTCAAAGCAGGCTACAGAGCCAGATGAGTGGGCAGCAGCTTGTGGACCAGAGCCACGTGGTGCTGAGCACCTTGTGGGAGCCGCATGTCACCCAACTCCAG GTGGAAAAAGCCTGGAATCTCCTGCAGAAGCGCATAGCCAAAACTCCTCAGGCCCATGACTGA
- the Coasy gene encoding bifunctional coenzyme A synthase isoform X2 has translation MAVFQSGLLVLTTPLASLAPRLAPILTSAARLVNHTLYVHLQPGMSLEGPAQPQSSPVQATFEVLDFIAHLYAGANFHRHLDVRILLTNIQTKSAFLPPLSSSVQNLAHPPEVVLTDFQTLDGSKLLPELLQPYAERVEHLSEFLVDIKPSLTFDVIPLLDPYGPAGSDPSLEFLVVSEETYRGGMAANRFRLENDLEELALYQIQLVKDESHEQHEEEKVSSSNSRQRLLGKLLRPPNKRPELPSGLYVIGLTGISGSGKSSIAQRLKGLGAFVIDSDHLGHRAYAPSGPAYQPVVEAFGTDILHKDGIINRKILGSRVFGNKKQMKILTDIVWPVIAKLAREEMDLAVAEGKDVCVIDAAMLLEAGWQNMVHEVWTVVIPETEAVRRIVERDGLSEAAAQSRLQSQMSGQQLVDQSHVVLSTLWEPHVTQLQVEKAWNLLQKRIAKTPQAHD, from the exons ATGGCTGTATTCCAGTCGGGCCTCCTGGTGCTGACGACGCCACTGGCCTCCCTGGCCCCTCGCCTCGCTCCTATCCTGACCTCAGCTGCCCGCCTGGTGAATCACACACTCTATGTACACCTGCAGCCGGGCATGAGCCTGGAgggccctgcccagccccagtCCAGCCCGGTGCAGGCCACGTTTGAGGTTCTCGATTTCATCGCGCACCTTTACGCTGGCGCCAACTTCCACAGGCACCTGGACGTCAGAATTCTACTGACCAACATCCAAACCAAGAGCGCCTTTCTCCCTCCACTGTCCAGCTCAGTCCAGAATTTGGCCCACCCGCCAGAAGTAGTGCTGACTGACTTCCAGACCCTGGATGGAA GCAAGTTGCTCCCTGAGCTGCTCCAGCCTTATGCAGAACGTGTGGAACATCTGAGTGAGTTCCTGGTGGACATCAAGCCCTCCCTGACTTTTGATGTCATCCCCCTACTGGACCCCTATGGGCCTGCTGGCTCTGACCCCTCCTTGGAGTTCCTGGTGGTCAGCGAGGAGACCTATCGTGGGGGGATGGCCGCCAACCGCTTCCGCCTTGAGAAT GACTTGGAGGAGCTTGCCTTGTATCAGATCCAGCTGGTGAAGGATGAAAGCCACGAGCAACATGAAGAAGAGAAAGTCAGTTCCTCCAACTCCCGCCAAAGACTGCTGGGAAAGCTGCTTCGGCCTCCAAAT AAGAGGCCAGAGCTCCCTTCAGGTCTCTACGTGATTGGGCTGACTGGCATCAGTGGCTCTGGGAAGAGCTCAATAGCTCAGCGGCTGAAGGGCCTGGGGGCATTTGTCATCGACAGTGACCACTTGGGCCATCGGGCCTACGCCCCGAGTGGCCCTGCATACCAACCTGTGGTGGAGGCCTTTGGAACAG ATATTCTCCATAAAGATGGCATCATCAATAGGAAGATCCTAGGCAGCCGGGTGTTTGGAAACAAG AAGCAGATGAAGATACTCACGGACATTGTGTGGCCAGTTATTGCAAAGCTGGCCCGAGAGGAGATGGATCTAGCTGTGGCTGAGG GAAAGGATGTGTGTGTGATTGATGCCGCCATGCTGCTTGAAGCCGGCTGGCAGAACATGGTACATGAGGTGTGGACCGTTGTCATCCCTGAGACAGAG GCTGTACGACGCATTGTGGAGAGGGATGGCCTAAGTGAAGCTGCCGCTCAAAGCAGGCTACAGAGCCAGATGAGTGGGCAGCAGCTTGTGGACCAGAGCCACGTGGTGCTGAGCACCTTGTGGGAGCCGCATGTCACCCAACTCCAG GTGGAAAAAGCCTGGAATCTCCTGCAGAAGCGCATAGCCAAAACTCCTCAGGCCCATGACTGA